From Rhododendron vialii isolate Sample 1 chromosome 7a, ASM3025357v1:
TGACCATTCAGAATATAGCAAATTGAATAGGGAATTGCAAGCcgattttttcatttcatgttaaggctttgcattagataaaatacatttttcatatgtgttaatttttgaaatatgatagcctattatttaactctcaaattttatttaaaattagccatgggaataaatataaagaagtttctcataagtgtcttttcTCGGCAAATAaaccactaaactttagttttcctgcaaaaaaaaaaaaaaaaaaatttgtagtaaaaattgcaaaaaattagcCATGACATTGAATAAACCTCTATTCTCTTTTCATCTTTATAGTAAATTTCTTGCTTCAATGAGCATTATTATTACATTATGTAATTGCAGACCTAATCTTCCcttttctcactctctcggtgtatgtgtgtgtgtgttggtaGTTATTGGAGTGGGATTTTAACATTGGAGCTGATGCTAGTCATCGGCAAAAGATGGTATGATCTGTGTTCTCACAGATATGGGACTTCTCACAATATGCACCCCGTCTGTCCAAGTCAGGCTCCCGAAATAGTATCCTGCGTTGACACGATGGGTTGTGGAGACTGAGACATCGAAGGAAACTTTCTTGGTGGTGGAGTTGAAAACCAACGTATCAGGTTTTACGGCTATTATTACGCCAAGTGGAGGCTCAATTAGAAGTCTGTAAACGGAGTTGGTTGGTCCTACGTTTGTTACGGTTCTACCGAGGGAAGTGGCATTTCTCAAATTTGGGATAGTTATGGAAGGCAGATTCACATCCAAAATGGAGGGCTGAGGATTGGGGCAAACGGTGGAATTGTCTACAAGTTGAGATATAGACGAGGAGTTGTAACCCATTGCACAGAGATAATGTATGTAGTCATCCGTGCCCATGTCATAAACCAAACCAGGATTTCTTGCTCTGTTTGGGTTGATAAGACCACCCCCGTAATCAAATGGATCAGCAAGCTTTCGTGGGGACCCCTCGGCAAAAATAGGCTCTCCAGATGGATCAGTTTGCCATGCTGCATAAGTCATTCGATTATGTCAATACACATTTTAGTTGCATTGAGCAAGGAAGTTGGGGACAATTCACTGGCCATGCCAAGCTGTTATTAAACGGAGAAAGGAgtcaagtcaaaaaaaaaaaaaaataacagagaaAGGAGTACCCGTTGTGATTATTGCTGATTTGATCGCAGCAGGGGACCAATTGGGGTGTAGTGATTTGATAAGTGCAACGACGGCTGAGACATGAGGAGCTGCCATTGATGTTCCtgaataaaaggaaaaacccCCATCCACGGGAGTAGTAGCTGCTAATATACTCACACCAGGTGCAGCTATATCTGGCTGTGTAAAATAGCAAGTAGGTTGATGTCAAATGAATCAGAATAGCACTTTAGCAGGGGACAACTCATATTTGATGTCTCACGAAGCCGAAACTTACCTTCAATATAGCTGGTGCAATGGAGCTAGGTCCTCTAGATGAAAAATAAGCTATCTTGGTTGACACAGGTTTTCCTACTAGTGTCCTTGAGAGGCTTAACTTGACTGTGGGAGAACTGTATTTATATCAAATGACACACAACGTTCACGAATTAGGAGAAGAACAAGGTGGACCATGGGGATTTTGCCAAGGATGATGACGACATACCTTGTTGCACGGATGTAGAACAGTATTTCGGTGCCAAGTTCATAATCCACAACTATACAAGGGAAGTCAACGCTGCACGGAGCCAAGTTGCTTCTTGGGCTTTGAGCGATGATCACACCCAATCCACCGGCTGCTTTGACAACAGATGAAACACTTGTCACCGGCACTGTAGTGAAGCATAGAACCACCTTTCCAACCACCGAGTTGTTATCAAGTGAACCGGATCCGCAAACGCTACAATCAAAGAGAATAAAGTGATGACATAAACTTTCATAGTTAGAACCAGTAATCATGTAACCATCAATTCCATTACCCAGCAACTGTCGGAATGAGTCCTGGGGACTCTGGGTACATCAAACCGGTGAAGCCAATTTCTTTACCTGCGAACATGGCTTGGCCCTATATGCACAAATGGTAAATAGAACTTATTTGAGGCTTCTGATTAGGATTCAaaagcaagggaaaaaagaatcaCAAATGACTAAATGTGGGTAAGCAAAGATGAGAGAAGGTGCAGTTGAGCAAGGTCTTGTATCTGTTTTTGCAAGTTTTTGCGGCACATCGCCCCACAAGGATATGTAGCAAGCGAATGTAAGTCTACGTGATTACATGTCCAAAAAGAGAAGACTATACCCATATGGTTTTGTTGTTTCCGAGAGTAATGGATGTGGGAAAGGACCTATCTATGGTGCTAGCGGCAACAGTTAAGATCCAGGGTGCTGTGTTATGAACCGTCTGACTAGAAGGCCCATCATTTCCGGCAGAACAAACAACAATGATGCCATTGGCGACAGCGTGGAATGAGCCTGTGGCAATCAAATCACGCTCATCAACATCCGAGAACAAAGGAATGCCAGTGACAAGAGACAGTGATAGCACATCAACCCCATCGTGTATAGCTTGATCCAACGCTCTCAACACATCTGCAGACGCACACTGCCCATTCCAACATGCCTTGTAATGGGCTAACCGAGCTCGGGGTGCTCCTCCTCTCGCTACTCCTAGGCCAATGCCTTTGTAACTCACGTTACCCACAAAGGAACCTGCAGCAGTGGAGGACGTGTGGGTTCCGTGTCCGAATGAATCTCTGGGGGACAAGTAATCTGGGTTCTCTGGGGTGTTGAATGGTTGATTGTTGGAAGCAAGAAAGCCATCGATGAACCATCGAGCccctattatttttttgttacaatcTGTAGTGGCGTTGAAGGCTTGTCCAGAGTCGCATTGGCCTTTCCAACGAGAGGGGATGGGACCGAGGTCTACATCAGTAAATGCTTTGGACTCTGGCCATACACCTGtaaccaatttttagattgAGTTGAGTTGCcctttgtgtttgtgtgtgcatgagagagagagagatgagatcaTGAGATTAGACCGGACCTGTGTCAATAATACCGATGATAACTCCATCACCCAAATTGGCTTCATGGAGAAGATTTGTTGGGGAATGAGAAGAAAGGCCTAGGTAGTCCCAGCTTCTAGTCGTTTGCAGCGTGTGGAAGCGGTTGGGTACTACATGAAGAACACCTTCCGACCCTGCATTCAGGAAAAGCAAGGAGGAGTAAACACAGATGAATCCTAGTTCTGAAACATGCATATAGCTCATGCTTTGTATCATAAGCTTACCAGTTGATTTGGaaggatgatgaaatggttttTCACTCATATATTTCTACTTCATCCTCCTAAAGTAGTTAGAAGAAACAAGAACGATTTTTGCTTATCACAGAAGTACCTGCTATTTGTTGGGCTTGAGACTTTGTAAGTCTGGCTGCAAACCCAGAGAAGCCATGTCTGTAACTGTAAACAAATGAACTGCTCGCCGCTTCTTTGCTACAATGCGAAAGAAATAATCactgtgataaaaaaaaaatatgcatccATATGATTCAGGGAATTGTGCGCAACAAATAGAACGCGATCGTTACCTTCCAACTACGGAAGTAAGCAAGTCGTGGTGCAAAGCTGTGACAAGCTCTGGATCATTGTGCTGCCTCTTGCCCATATAAACAATGTGAACCTCCTGtgataattatatatatagttatagcCAATTCGTAGACATTGCCAGCATAGGGCTTTggttaaccatttttttttaggggAATTGAGCTCATCAAACATGCATGGACTTACTTTGTCATCAGCCTCCACTGGTGCAATCAAAATGCCTTGACCGTAGAGATTGCTCAAGATCAAACTGACCAGAAATACGAACAGAGGTGTTCTGTTACGTCTCGTTTTCATCAAATCGAATCCCATGTTTGCCTCTTTTCGGTTATGCGAAAGATGTGGTTTGGGTtgtagtgtatatatatatacacacactggATAGGTCACAGTTGAAAATTCTGTGCAGTATTTCATGTGTGTTTATTCCAGGCAAATACTGGTGAACTTCCTCGTTCATATGCTTCGGCCTTCTAGGCGGTTGAATATTTCTATTGAGGGCCCGGGTCTGATAATCATCGATCAAATATTATCGGCGGCTATGcttaaaacattaaaattttaGTCTAAAAAGCTTTGATGAAAACTACAAACGTTCTAGAAATCAGAAAGGCGACAAGTACAACCCTTGACAAGAATCAGAAATAACGTGTGGAATGATTTACTTCATCATTTACTTCCCGGGCGGGGCCCTCTTTTACCTTGGAATATCGTTCAAATTCTATTGTgaagtactccctccattcctatATAATTGTTCATTATAGTTTTGCATGTATTTTCAACGGATTATAATTCTCGACgcatattgctaaaaatatgcaatataaatcttttttgatatctcaattttttctataagacaataatttcaaaaacataaaatataatgTACGTTGAGAGATATAATTAAGCCGTTAAAAATGCACGTAAAGAAACAATGTACATTTGTatgctttttgttgtttgaaactCATTCTTCATAAAGTAAATGTTTTAcgctttttgttgtttgaaactCATTCTTCATAAAGTAAATGTTTTACTAATAGGTGAAACTCATTTTTCGCTTTGGCAAGTGGCTATGCATTTAATAATGTTGGTCACGTTATGGATTGTCATTCAATATAGACCATTAAATTGGGAAGAAAAGAATTGACCgttggatttgaatttttgtCAACTCATTTTGATTAGGCCATTGTGGAGCTTAAGGATACACTAAATGGACAACTTTTGGCTATTCAATTTTGGTTGTGGATGCTCTAGTCGCACTGTCTTTGCTCTCTACGGCTACTCTTGTCCAACCGGATGACAAATGGGTAACTATTTGGGACCCGGGGATCTTGTAGGGTGCTCTGCCCTACAAGGGTTGTAGTGCAGCTGACtgcgtcgttccgtgtcaaaaatatatttataaaaccgagaattaactactacttcgtagaatagtggtcaagaccgagtatcgttccaacggagacagtatggctgagttacgacaaatttgattaatttttagattaattcgggcaaaagaaaagtttgattgattgatttgttttgaagagctaattaaactaaagagcaatttaattaaaagatttagaAACAATGGAGAAAAATATCTACAGTTTGGAATTCACTCCGATTGCGTAACTATGACATGCATAGATTAGGTTAATTATTCGGATCAGAATAGAttatcgctagggcttgcaaacccttcCGATAATCGTGAagaaaatatattgggttgTTAAATggcatagactatcccatagcacaGACCGTCACAGTAGCACGGTCTAGCCGCCTAACGacacgatccgtcttacgagcataacctatctcagaactccaaccacaatcaatgaaagccattgcaaaactaggtatttgaaatcgcgaatacaaatactcaataggtagaaagaataaaaaccaattcattcaattgaaacgaagAGGATTCTTAGTTTTACAATCAATCCGAATAATAAACATAAAACCTATGAATAAATCAAAGTTACTTGGCGTGGAGTTTCATCCTCCCCTAGTGTGGTGTAAACACCTAGACAAGGGGTTTAGCCACTCATGGTTGACTATCTTTTTGCCGTGATCCCATCCATCCTAAACTGCCTCCACGGCCGAGCCGAACTGTGATACCTCGAGCAAAAACCCTACCGTCCACTTATAAGCATTGCCGTGCAAAAGTTTCCTTGCGCGCGCAATTAGACATTACCCCAATGCCAATTAACTTGCTTTATGTCTAGGCTTAATTGAGACGTACACACACGGGTTGTAGACGATCAATTCTCATCTTTGCGGCAACACTTTGTAAGACCATTCAAATTGCATGTTTTCGCACCCATCGGTCTAGGCCTACAAACACCACAAAACGCTAAAATATACCAAGTAACAATGTAAACGGACCGGCAAAGCTTAGATTAAGTTgattaaatgggtgcttttcagcacctatcagcAGCGCACAACCATCCATCTCATCAATCAACAGTCcagattaaaaatcaattttgaccagtaaaaattatttcttaccaatcaaaattaaaaaacacatcTCAAACATTCATTGCCGAGATCGACGACATGTGTGCGCCTTGCAAAGTGTGTTGCACTATAAGATTTCTCAATCCAATTGCAATAAGTCTACAATCACCGCGCGGGATGGGATGGCCGGCCACCGAAcgcatgtggggcccactccagGACCCTTatgaatgatccgagccgttcaatattttaaaaaaaaaattcgagtgtgctccatgaaaaatcagctcaatccaataggTACTCGAGTACCTACGTACGCatcggattgaactaatttttcacGGAAacaactcaatttttttttaaaaattattgaacaactcAAATAATTTATACGGAACCTGAAGTGGGCCTAAAGTAGATCCCACaggtggccggccaccgcacCCCTGTGGGGTGACCGGAGACTTAGTGATCCAATTGTTTAGGGAGTAGTTATCAGCAATAAGGTTGGCATAGAAAGTGGGGAAAgtgatgtaccaaaaaaaacaaaaatagtggGGAAAGTGAACAGATATTTAGAAAGATAAACAGAGCTATTTATGTAATTATGTTATGTGGAGTAGCCTATCAGCGAAGTCATTGTCAGATTGACAATTCAATTTAGATATTTCGATGAAAGtatattttttcgtctttagagATATTTTGTCAAaccttttagttattttttactttttgaatgtaCAATTTAGATATTTCGTCCCCTtattcaaaacataaaaaaattattaaaatgttaaaaaaatttactaaagatgaaaaataggCAAACCTATATAGAACTTTTTAATAgcaaaaagaaatttcaaaactgcaAACCAAACACAATGAGTATGTTTTGCTGGCCGCTTTTAGGACATGTACACTAACAAAAATGTAGTATAATTTGTATTTTATCTATCATCCTTTTGCTTCCAAGCTCTAGTAACCTCTCTATAATTCTCTCTATCCATTAAATATTAGTAATAGAAAATATTACACTTGAAGAATATATATTGTATACACATACATAttgatatatacatatataagtgTATACACGAATAGATAAGCTTCGTCCAGCCAAGAAACAAGATCGAGGAAGTCTTTGGACACTGGAACCAGGCAAGATCAAGGTCGTCGAACCTCACTGTTGAAGATTGACATCACCGGACCTCCATTGTAGATCATCATCAATTGAAACCCAGATCGGAACCCAACAAACGAAGAAGATTGAGAGAAAGAACGAAGACGATTTGTATGTTTGCAGTCAATTGATTCCCATATTGGAGTTGATCATTTGTTGTAGAGAGAAACCCAAGACTTTCTTCAtcggagagggagagggggttCGTTACTAATCACATTTGTGCAGAAACCAAGATTGTAATATGTTCTGGCCTAAAATGGGTTGGTGGGAGAAATGCGTTATACTAAAATTAATTAGATTAAATTTTACATataatctttttttaaaagttgacCTGAGTTACACCTCAACCCACTATGGTCCCGTTTGATAACCGAACTATGTCTTAGAATTGGACTACCAATCTCAAGGGCTTTCTAAACCCCTGTTTGATAACCAGATTATTACTCTGTTGGGATGAGCGGTGAGCTCCATAGGGGGTATTAGTAATACCTCTTGGGAGTTGGTATTCGTAATCCAATCTCAACCCCTTCTtattaccaatcccttctcattaccaatttattctattaatccaattccatcatctaatctcatctcaaacaaacattaTATTAATAATCTAATTATctaatctcatcccaaacaaacatactcattatcaatccttTCTCAGTAACAATCCTTTCTCGATCATTATCAATCATAATCCTAATATCTCCTCACAaatctcatccatctatcaTTGTTATCAAACGGGGTCTATGAGTTTAATTCAACCCTTGTTCCTGGTCAAAGTAGCTCAAATTGCATGTTTGCCTATTCTAGTGCACATGCCCGTTTGATAACCGGACTATGCCTTAGGATTGGACTACCAATCTCAAGGGTTTCCCAAACCCCTTGTTTGATAACCGAATTATTACTCCGTTGGGATGAGCAGTGAGCTCCATAgagggtattagcaatacccttTGGGACTTGGTATTCGTTGTCCAATCCCAACCTCttttcattatcaatcccttcttattaccaatttcttctatcaatctaatttcatcatctaatcccatctcaaacaaacatgatacgaagtattaataatcccatcatctaatctcattcCAAAcgaacatactcattatcaatcccttcttaTTACCAATCCCTTTTCATTTCCAATCCCAATCTTAATCCCATCTActtacgaatctcatccatctatcaTTGTTATCAAACAATTAGGTTCTTGAAACTTGATTCGACTTTGGATTGTCAATTTTGCTTACTAGTATGTACTTAAACTAGATTGTGAGGATAATCGGTGATGTGAATCATAGGATGTAAGTGTCATGCGATGTGCAAAACCAATGCAATCCCATAAAGTGTTTTGCCAGAGCGGCTAATTCGGTCGTTCATCTTGACATAGACAGTTCGAATTGAATCTGGACGCACATACAAATCTGCCATGTCCATTGCTCGATTAAAATCTGAGCCGTCGATTGATTCAATTTCAATTGCAGGataaaaacattaaaattagtgtCAGGTATTTTCTTTGAACAGATATGCTCAGAACAATACAAAACTATATGTAAATTGatatttataataaatatcACCAACTCCTATGAATCTattgggaaaagaaaataatagaaCATTGATTTGGATTATTTTGAGAATCAAAACTAATAACTCATGTTGTCAATCATttgggctgttttttttttttttttttgggtcaatcgatagaagagatcattttacatcagatatgaagtatAAAGTAGAAACTCGGGACACtatatcaattgtgagagtccacgagacaaTTAAGCCCTGAAAAATCAGGATTCCCTAATAATCCGTAAAAACCCTAATGGTATGAAAATGAATCACTAATTAATACTATCAATTAAAAACTACGCTAGCAATCAATCACATAacgcagagatatacgtggaaaactccagaatgggtaaaaaccacgggaatgaatcaaatcactataatcattgtgcagttacagataTAGCTATCCAAACGTAGTAAATCCTCACAACGTTCTAACTACTACCTGCCGAGTCACACGTACACCGCACCCAGTAATCTTAATTGCCAACGGCCTTGAGTCCACAAGCCTTCCAATTAACCTTATAAGAATAGCTCTTCAAGATGCCTGTTGCTTCGTTGCTTCGATGTGCCGCACACCACTCTTTTTCTCTTATTACAGTATAATATATGTGGCTTTCCCTCGTTGCTTTTACTGCCTCCTTTCT
This genomic window contains:
- the LOC131331929 gene encoding subtilisin-like protease SBT3.5 isoform X1, with the translated sequence MKYCTEFSTVTYPVCVYIYTLQPKPHLSHNRKEANMGFDLMKTRRNRTPLFVFLVSLILSNLYGQGILIAPVEADDKEVHIVYMGKRQHNDPELVTALHHDLLTSVVGSKEAASSSFVYSYRHGFSGFAARLTKSQAQQIAGSEGVLHVVPNRFHTLQTTRSWDYLGLSSHSPTNLLHEANLGDGVIIGIIDTGVWPESKAFTDVDLGPIPSRWKGQCDSGQAFNATTDCNKKIIGARWFIDGFLASNNQPFNTPENPDYLSPRDSFGHGTHTSSTAAGSFVGNVSYKGIGLGVARGGAPRARLAHYKACWNGQCASADVLRALDQAIHDGVDVLSLSLVTGIPLFSDVDERDLIATGSFHAVANGIIVVCSAGNDGPSSQTVHNTAPWILTVAASTIDRSFPTSITLGNNKTIWGQAMFAGKEIGFTGLMYPESPGLIPTVAGVCESLSLDNNSVVGKVVLCFTTVPIRVPLTHVSSIVKAAGGLGVIIARSPRSNLAPCSDDFPCIVVDYELGTEILFYIRATSSPTVKLSLSRTLVGKPVSTKIAYFSSRGPSSIAPAILKPDIAAPDVNILAATTPMDGGFSFYSGTSMAAPHVSAVVVVIKSLHPNWSPAAIKSAIITTAWQTDPSGEPIFAEGSPRKLADPFDYGGGLINPNRARNPGLVYDMGTDDCIHYLCAMGYNSSSISQLVDNSTVCPNPQPSILDVNLPSITIPNLRNATSLGRTVTNVGPTNSVYRLLIEPPLGVIIAVKPDTLVFNSTTKKVSFDVSVSTTHRVNAGYYFGSLTWTDGVHIVRSPISVRTQIIPSFADD
- the LOC131331929 gene encoding subtilisin-like protease SBT3.4 isoform X2; protein product: MKYCTEFSTVTYPVCVYIYTLQPKPHLSHNRKEANMGFDLMKTRRNRTPLFVFLVSLILSNLYGQGILIAPVEADDKEVHIVYMGKRQHNDPELVTALHHDLLTSVVGSKEAASSSFVYSYRHGFSGFAARLTKSQAQQIAGSEGVLHVVPNRFHTLQTTRSWDYLGLSSHSPTNLLHEANLGDGVIIGIIDTGVWPESKAFTDVDLGPIPSRWKGQCDSGQAFNATTDCNKKIIGARWFIDGFLASNNQPFNTPENPDYLSPRDSFGHGTHTSSTAAGSFVGNVSYKGIGLGVARGGAPRARLAHYKACWNGQCASADVLRALDQAIHDGVDVLSLSLVTGIPLFSDVDERDLIATGSFHAVANGIIVVCSAGNDGPSSQTVHNTAPWILTVAASTIDRSFPTSITLGNNKTIWGQAMFAGKEIGFTGLMYPESPGLIPTVAGVCGSGSLDNNSVVGKVVLCFTTVPVTSVSSVVKAAGGLGVIIAQSPRSNLAPCSVDFPCIVVDYELGTEILFYIRATSSPTVKLSLSRTLVGKPVSTKIAYFSSRGPSSIAPAILKPDIAAPGVSILAATTPVDGGFSFYSGTSMAAPHVSAVVALIKSLHPNWSPAAIKSAIITTAWQTDPSGEPIFAEGSPRKLADPFDYGGGLINPNRARNPGLVYDMGTDDYIHYLCAMGYNSSSISQLVDNSTVCPNPQPSILDVNLPSITIPNLRNATSLGRTVTNVGPTNSVYRLLIEPPLGVIIAVKPDTLVFNSTTKKVSFDVSVSTTHRVNAGYYFGSLTWTDGVHIVRSPISVRTQIIPSFADD